The Mesomycoplasma hyopneumoniae J genome contains the following window.
TCAGCTGCACATTCGAGATTTTTCATCTATTAGTAAAAAAACAGAAAATAAAGGTACTTTTATCGGAGCGCTAGAAAATGATGTTTTTAGTTATTTAAATAGCTTAAAATTTAATTTTTTACAATTATTACCAATCCACTCTTGTTATAATTTCAGCCAAAAAAACGCTAGCATCCTCCACAAAGGGGATGGAAACGGTCATTTTAGCACTTATAATTGGGGTTATGACCCAATTGGTTACTTTTCGATAAATTCAAGTTATTCAACAGATCCAATGGATCCATATCTGCGAATTTTTGAGTTTAAAAAATTTGTTGACTCCGCCCATAAAAATAAGATCGGAATTGTTCTTGATGTTGATTTTAGTCACACCTTTAAAAATTCAATTCTTGAGGATGTAGCTCACGGGCATTTTTACCGGGATGAAGCAGCTGTTTTACCTGCCGGATTTCCGCCACTTGATACACGAAAACCAATGGCATTTAGGCTAATTTTGGATTCCTTAATTTTTTTTACTAAATATTATAAAGTTGATGGATTTCGCTTTAATTTAGCATCTTTTTTAGATAAAAAAGCAATTACAGTTATTGCCAGTGAACTAAAAAAAGTTAATCCAAATATTCTTTTATATGGTGATTTTTCAAATTTTAGTGACCTACCAAGCAGAAATCGACTTGAAAAAGGGAAAACAGGAAATAGTTTTAACTTTGGATATTTAAACGATACAATCCAAACAGCAATTATCGGGAGCGGAAATCCGCGTGATAAAGGTTTAATTTTATCAAAAACTAGTAAAAAATTCGCTGCTTATGTTTCTTCAATTCCGGGGAACATTGCAAATTTTGACTTCCAAAATTTGCCATATTCAAAAAAAAAATACGACCTTTTTGCAAACGATATCAGCCTAAATCTTGCCTATCTTACTTGTTATAATGGCCCGACTTTAGCCGATAAAATTCTTAGTGCGACAACGCGAATTGGAAAAAGAGAATTTCTTGAAATCTACCGGCAAGCCTTAATGATGGTCAATTTTGTCCAAGGAAAAATTTCACTTAGTGCTGGGACTGAATTTGCTTTTTCAAGAATTTGTGATTTTTCTGGGGGCAGTTATCAAAATTGCTATCCTAATTTAAACATAAAAAGACCGCCTTTTTCGTTTTTAGCGGGCAAATATCTTGATTTTCATTCTGATAAAACCACAGATTTCACAAATGGATTGAATTTTGAAATTCTTAAAAACAATGAAATCAAAGAGAAAATCTTTGATTTTCTTGCCGAAATTAATCAATTTCGCCAAAATTCTCCATTTTTTCGGCTTGATACAAACCAAAAAATCAAAAAACAGCTAAAATTTGAAACTGTTGATAACAATAAAGGATTAATTATCTTTAAAATTACTGCTAAAAATAAAGTGATTAAAGTTATTCATAATTTTTCACATCTTTCTTATGAATATGATTTTAAAAATTTTAATATTCTTTTTAGCTCAAAGATTAAAGTTATTCCTAATTTAATTCAGAAACATCAGTCGATTTTATTAATTAAAAATAGCTAAATTAGACAAAAAATTTTTATTTAAATTTTCTGGTTAATTTGAAAAATACTTTAATTCATAGATAAATTTAAATATTATATCTATTTTAGCCAGAATTAATTTAGATATATTCAATAGTTTCCACTAATTCGGTTTTTTTAACCAAATCAATCCGATTTTTTACAAAATTGACTATTTCAAGAGCAATTGCTGGGGAAGCTGACAAACCAGGGGACTGCATTCCGGCTGCAAAAATAAAATTTGGGTCATTAAAAGCTGGTTTAATCACAAAGTCACTTTTCTCAGCTTCGATTGGTCGGGAACCTGCTAAAGCAAAAACCGTTTCTGAATAATCAAGGCTAGGAATTATTTTATGACCAATTTTTTGAATTTCTTCATTCAGATCAAAATCAAGGCAATTTACCTTATTTTTCGATATATTTTCTTTAGCTGTTGGCCCAACTAAGATGTTTCCGTCTGGCCGAGGCGCAACAATTACTCCTTTTCCGTATTTTGAAGGGACTAAAAAATAAATATTTTTTATATTGGGGTGATTTTTTAA
Protein-coding sequences here:
- a CDS encoding pullulanase, with amino-acid sequence MIFNYNTSLFRKNFRGESYWGPLGLIFNGNNFEFYLWSPNANRVHFAIYKDPEDKIPAEIIVMSKNNDVWFCQINASFNGYSYNLLIEHHDLKITEALDPYAFSIAPFDWKKNESPKAYLIDIFSEKTGKNPSKLEGFNKNPQIDAQIYQLHIRDFSSISKKTENKGTFIGALENDVFSYLNSLKFNFLQLLPIHSCYNFSQKNASILHKGDGNGHFSTYNWGYDPIGYFSINSSYSTDPMDPYLRIFEFKKFVDSAHKNKIGIVLDVDFSHTFKNSILEDVAHGHFYRDEAAVLPAGFPPLDTRKPMAFRLILDSLIFFTKYYKVDGFRFNLASFLDKKAITVIASELKKVNPNILLYGDFSNFSDLPSRNRLEKGKTGNSFNFGYLNDTIQTAIIGSGNPRDKGLILSKTSKKFAAYVSSIPGNIANFDFQNLPYSKKKYDLFANDISLNLAYLTCYNGPTLADKILSATTRIGKREFLEIYRQALMMVNFVQGKISLSAGTEFAFSRICDFSGGSYQNCYPNLNIKRPPFSFLAGKYLDFHSDKTTDFTNGLNFEILKNNEIKEKIFDFLAEINQFRQNSPFFRLDTNQKIKKQLKFETVDNNKGLIIFKITAKNKVIKVIHNFSHLSYEYDFKNFNILFSSKIKVIPNLIQKHQSILLIKNS